A window of the Synechococcus sp. JA-3-3Ab genome harbors these coding sequences:
- a CDS encoding fructosamine kinase family protein, with protein sequence MQNFWQAVAQHLSEITGDPLRPLHYRPVGGGSINAAYRLSCALQAFSAQETRDYFVKVARGGEGALEMFAAEAAGLQTLAAAKAVRVPQPMAWGSVGGQAYLVLEYLELTSPRPQTGSLLGSQLAQLHRTLSPNGHYGWDRNNTIGSTPQINSWRQNWLDFYREQRLLYQVKLACQRGYRGAWVAQAERVMAELETFFLDYRPVPSLLHGDLWGGNYGALPDGSPVIFDPATYYGDRETDLAMTELFGGFPAEFYRAYQEAYPLDEGYCQRKPLYQLYHWLNHLNLFGEGYLGSVQRALQQCLSFLG encoded by the coding sequence ATGCAGAACTTTTGGCAGGCTGTCGCTCAGCACCTTTCTGAAATCACAGGGGATCCCTTGCGTCCTCTACACTACCGTCCTGTGGGCGGGGGCAGCATCAACGCTGCCTACCGGCTCTCCTGTGCGCTCCAAGCTTTTTCTGCCCAGGAAACTAGGGACTACTTTGTTAAAGTGGCACGGGGAGGAGAGGGAGCGCTGGAGATGTTTGCGGCGGAAGCGGCAGGCCTGCAAACTTTGGCGGCAGCCAAGGCTGTGCGGGTGCCGCAGCCGATGGCCTGGGGATCCGTCGGTGGGCAAGCCTACCTGGTGTTGGAATATCTGGAGCTGACCTCGCCCCGCCCCCAAACGGGGAGTCTGCTGGGATCCCAGTTGGCCCAGTTACACCGCACGCTCTCCCCCAACGGCCACTACGGCTGGGATCGCAACAACACCATCGGCTCGACGCCGCAGATCAACAGTTGGCGACAGAACTGGCTGGACTTCTACCGGGAACAGCGACTGCTCTACCAGGTCAAGCTGGCTTGTCAGCGGGGTTACCGCGGCGCGTGGGTGGCGCAAGCCGAGCGGGTAATGGCGGAGCTAGAGACTTTCTTTCTGGACTACCGACCCGTCCCGTCTCTGCTGCACGGGGATCTCTGGGGCGGCAACTACGGCGCCTTGCCCGACGGCTCGCCGGTGATTTTTGACCCAGCCACCTACTACGGGGATCGGGAGACGGATTTGGCGATGACCGAGCTTTTTGGCGGCTTCCCGGCAGAGTTCTACCGGGCTTATCAAGAGGCCTATCCCCTGGACGAGGGGTATTGCCAGCGCAAGCCCCTCTACCAGCTCTACCACTGGCTCAACCATCTCAACTTGTTTGGAGAGGGCTACCTGGGCTCAGTGCAGCGGGCCTTGCAGCAATGCTTAAGCTTTCTTGGATGA
- a CDS encoding GTP-binding protein, producing the protein MDNILRIVVTGPVGAGKSTFIRTISEIEVVDTDRKATDEVAELKQSTTVSMDFGRLRIGEEEEEMWLHLYGTPGQARFSFMWDILIRRAHGYILLVPAHLPGQFRNAQAIQAFMKARTDVPSVIGITHVDHPNAWDPEDILLILNNQSIPHTTLNAQEPASVANTLLLLVEQLMPQVVV; encoded by the coding sequence ATGGACAACATTCTCCGCATCGTCGTAACCGGGCCGGTGGGGGCTGGAAAGTCCACTTTTATCCGCACCATTAGTGAGATCGAAGTGGTCGATACAGATCGCAAGGCCACCGATGAGGTGGCAGAGCTGAAGCAGAGCACAACGGTCAGCATGGACTTTGGCCGCCTGAGGATCGGAGAAGAGGAAGAAGAGATGTGGCTGCATCTCTACGGCACCCCCGGCCAGGCCCGCTTCAGCTTTATGTGGGATATTTTGATCCGGCGCGCCCATGGGTACATCCTTTTGGTGCCCGCCCACCTGCCCGGTCAGTTTCGCAACGCTCAGGCTATTCAAGCTTTCATGAAGGCGAGGACAGATGTTCCCTCGGTTATTGGGATCACCCATGTCGATCACCCCAATGCCTGGGATCCAGAAGACATTTTGCTGATCTTGAACAACCAATCGATTCCCCACACGACCCTAAATGCCCAAGAGCCGGCCTCTGTGGCCAATACTCTGCTCCTATTGGTTGAGCAACTGATGCCCCAGGTGGTTGTCTGA
- a CDS encoding protoglobin domain-containing protein, translating into MTIKPLELLQVLISRTEFTDEDRKILQQSADWGSSIATEMSDAFYGYLDRDAEMAAVIAKHNRQRLGQTFTDWFKEMFTGMDNWGPQYAERRWKIGLVHVRVGIGPQHVVPAMATVVQEVSRRLVKEGKPEQLRMSLSKVCMIDLSFIEQAYLEVAYNAVQQETGMSEALFKRLIATGASNLAS; encoded by the coding sequence ATGACTATCAAACCTTTGGAGCTGCTGCAAGTCTTGATCTCGCGCACCGAATTTACAGACGAAGACAGGAAGATTTTGCAGCAAAGTGCCGACTGGGGCAGCAGCATCGCCACAGAAATGTCGGATGCCTTTTACGGCTATTTGGATCGCGATGCTGAGATGGCAGCTGTTATTGCTAAGCACAACCGGCAACGGCTGGGCCAGACTTTTACGGACTGGTTTAAGGAAATGTTTACAGGCATGGACAACTGGGGCCCCCAGTACGCCGAGCGCCGCTGGAAAATTGGCCTAGTTCATGTGCGCGTTGGCATTGGCCCTCAACACGTGGTGCCGGCCATGGCCACGGTTGTGCAGGAGGTGAGCCGCCGGCTGGTCAAAGAGGGCAAGCCCGAGCAACTGCGGATGAGCCTGAGCAAGGTCTGCATGATCGATCTCTCCTTTATCGAGCAAGCCTATCTGGAGGTGGCTTACAACGCTGTGCAGCAGGAAACGGGCATGAGCGAGGCGTTGTTTAAGCGTCTTATTGCCACCGGCGCCAGCAACTTAGCTTCTTAA
- a CDS encoding roadblock/LC7 domain-containing protein, translating to MANLSSLQAILQNYVSSTPEVQGAAVVTPDGLPLASALPAGMDEERASAMSAAMLSLGERIGKELSRGAIERIFVQGEKGYGVLTSCGPDAVLLTLASHEVKQGLLFLEMKRVAASIAEAMK from the coding sequence ATGGCTAATTTATCCTCTTTGCAAGCAATTCTCCAGAATTACGTTTCCAGCACGCCGGAAGTTCAAGGAGCAGCAGTGGTCACGCCAGATGGCTTGCCTCTGGCCTCTGCATTGCCGGCAGGCATGGACGAAGAAAGGGCATCGGCCATGTCGGCGGCTATGCTTTCTCTGGGGGAACGAATTGGGAAAGAGCTGAGCCGCGGAGCCATAGAGAGAATTTTTGTGCAGGGAGAAAAAGGGTACGGCGTTTTAACCAGTTGCGGACCTGACGCCGTTTTGCTGACGCTAGCCAGCCATGAAGTTAAGCAAGGCTTGCTCTTTTTGGAAATGAAGCGAGTGGCCGCAAGCATTGCAGAAGCGATGAAGTAG
- a CDS encoding DUF4388 domain-containing protein, with translation MAIVGDLQEFSLPDLLQLIEKGSKTGQLSVWAPNGIYKIWFYQGRVIAALPPEEEHRLEGLLARSGLVSERVVEKLASFCGPEEPLGRCLQRQGLISPVALAKLFRHQLQVGLYSLFALEAGQFSFLPSVRLPYREMTGLSKGASAVVLEALQQLKLDQRPEESLPQPDSYFWRTSSELPLYRLSPLEWGVLEGVSPSRNLAELARALGADLLEVRYACARLAKLGLISPCDGPTAIVPSLLVSDKLTAVAESLEAAKEKPSTKLPSFSQGSDRVKPSLVSRLATLLRGVRDK, from the coding sequence ATGGCTATCGTTGGAGACCTCCAAGAATTTTCCCTTCCCGATCTGTTGCAGCTCATCGAAAAAGGCAGCAAAACAGGTCAACTTTCCGTCTGGGCCCCAAACGGCATCTACAAAATCTGGTTTTACCAAGGTCGGGTGATTGCAGCTCTGCCCCCCGAAGAGGAACATCGCTTGGAGGGTTTGCTGGCCCGCTCCGGCCTGGTTAGCGAGCGGGTGGTGGAAAAGCTGGCCTCTTTCTGTGGCCCGGAAGAGCCGCTGGGGCGGTGTCTGCAGCGGCAGGGGTTAATTTCGCCTGTGGCTTTGGCCAAGCTCTTTCGCCACCAACTGCAGGTAGGTCTCTACAGCTTGTTTGCCCTGGAAGCGGGCCAGTTCAGCTTCTTGCCTAGTGTGCGCCTGCCCTATCGCGAGATGACCGGCCTGAGCAAGGGTGCCAGTGCCGTGGTTTTGGAAGCGCTGCAGCAGCTCAAGCTGGACCAGCGTCCTGAAGAAAGTCTGCCGCAGCCGGACAGCTACTTCTGGCGCACCAGCAGCGAGCTGCCCTTGTACAGGCTTTCGCCTTTGGAGTGGGGAGTCTTGGAGGGAGTTTCCCCCTCTCGCAACCTGGCTGAGTTGGCCCGGGCGTTGGGGGCAGATCTTCTGGAAGTGCGCTATGCCTGCGCCCGCCTGGCCAAGCTGGGGCTCATCAGCCCCTGTGATGGCCCAACGGCCATTGTTCCCTCTTTGCTGGTTTCGGACAAGTTGACGGCGGTGGCAGAAAGCTTGGAAGCTGCGAAGGAAAAGCCGAGCACCAAACTACCCTCTTTCTCACAGGGAAGCGACCGGGTTAAGCCCTCCCTCGTCTCGCGGCTGGCTACTTTGCTGAGGGGGGTTCGGGATAAGTGA
- a CDS encoding DUF4388 domain-containing protein: protein MAIVGDLREFSLPDLLQLVERGSKTGQLSIWAPNGIYKIWFYQGRVIATLPPEEEHRLERLLARSALVSDRVVEKLASFCGAQEPLGRYLQRQGLISPADLAKLFRHQLQVGLYCLFALEVGQFSFLTGVPMPYREMTGLSKSATAAVLEALQQIKWDQRPEEDLPQPDSYFWRTSTELPLYKLSPLEWAILEQVSPARNLVELAQALKADLLEVRYACARLAKLGLLSPCDSSAASPQPALAAASKLLPNLREEKEPVKPSLVSRLSTLLKTMREK from the coding sequence ATGGCCATAGTCGGAGACCTCCGGGAATTTTCTCTGCCTGACTTGTTGCAGCTAGTTGAAAGGGGCAGCAAAACAGGGCAACTTTCCATCTGGGCCCCAAACGGCATCTACAAAATCTGGTTTTATCAAGGTCGGGTCATTGCTACTCTGCCCCCCGAAGAGGAGCACCGCTTAGAGAGGTTGTTAGCCCGTTCCGCTCTTGTTAGCGATCGGGTCGTGGAAAAGTTGGCTTCCTTCTGTGGTGCGCAAGAGCCTTTGGGGCGCTATTTACAGCGGCAGGGGTTGATCTCGCCTGCAGATTTGGCCAAGCTCTTTCGCCATCAGCTCCAGGTGGGTCTCTACTGCCTCTTTGCTCTGGAAGTGGGGCAGTTCAGTTTCCTGACCGGCGTACCCATGCCTTATCGAGAGATGACGGGCTTGAGCAAAAGTGCCACCGCTGCAGTTCTAGAAGCGCTGCAGCAGATCAAGTGGGATCAGCGTCCGGAAGAAGACTTGCCCCAACCAGATAGCTACTTCTGGCGTACCAGCACCGAGTTGCCCTTGTACAAACTCTCGCCCCTGGAGTGGGCAATCTTGGAGCAGGTTTCGCCCGCTCGCAACCTGGTTGAGTTGGCCCAAGCCCTAAAGGCAGATCTCTTAGAAGTCCGCTATGCCTGCGCCCGCCTGGCCAAGCTGGGGTTGCTCAGCCCCTGCGACAGCTCGGCCGCTTCACCCCAGCCTGCGCTTGCGGCGGCTTCTAAGCTTCTCCCCAACCTTCGGGAAGAGAAGGAGCCGGTCAAGCCTTCCTTGGTCAGCCGCCTATCTACTCTCCTCAAAACCATGCGCGAAAAATAA
- a CDS encoding DUF4388 domain-containing protein — protein sequence MAMLGDLQEFSLGDLLHLMEKGKKSGQLSVWAPNGIYRIWLYQGRVIAALPPEEKHRLENLLTGSRLVDSQVISQLVARGLEEPLGRCLQQQGLISPVDLVKLFRHQLQVGLYCLFALEAGQFSFLPNVPLPYQEMTGLSKEASAVVLEGLQQLKQDQRREENLPQPDSYFWRTSLELPLYKLSPLEWSILEQVSPSRKLADLARALGADLLEVRYACARLAKLGLIAPCEGPIAMPQPSLAGTSKASGANNLGETREPVKPSLVSRLSMLLRSIREK from the coding sequence ATGGCAATGCTAGGGGATCTTCAGGAATTCTCCCTGGGCGACCTATTGCATTTGATGGAGAAGGGTAAGAAATCGGGGCAATTGTCTGTCTGGGCGCCCAATGGTATCTACCGCATCTGGCTCTATCAAGGCCGGGTGATTGCCGCTTTGCCCCCTGAAGAAAAGCATCGCTTGGAAAACCTGCTGACTGGCTCTAGGCTAGTGGACAGCCAGGTGATTAGCCAGTTGGTTGCCAGGGGTCTGGAGGAACCTCTGGGGCGTTGCCTGCAGCAGCAAGGGTTGATCTCCCCTGTAGATTTGGTCAAGCTCTTTCGCCATCAACTGCAAGTGGGGCTCTACTGCCTCTTTGCCTTGGAAGCGGGCCAGTTCAGCTTCTTACCCAACGTACCGTTGCCCTATCAAGAGATGACTGGCTTAAGCAAGGAGGCTTCGGCCGTAGTTTTGGAAGGGCTGCAGCAGCTGAAGCAGGATCAACGTCGGGAAGAAAACTTGCCTCAGCCGGACAGCTACTTCTGGCGCACCAGCCTTGAGCTTCCTCTATACAAGCTTTCGCCGCTGGAGTGGTCGATCTTGGAGCAGGTCTCTCCTTCCCGCAAGCTAGCTGATCTAGCGCGGGCATTGGGGGCTGATTTGTTGGAGGTGCGCTATGCCTGCGCGCGCTTAGCTAAGCTTGGACTCATCGCTCCCTGTGAAGGCCCAATAGCTATGCCTCAGCCTTCTCTGGCGGGCACTTCTAAGGCTTCGGGAGCAAATAACCTTGGAGAGACAAGGGAGCCGGTTAAGCCCTCCTTGGTCAGCCGCCTCTCCATGCTTCTTAGGAGCATTCGCGAGAAATAG
- a CDS encoding heavy metal translocating P-type ATPase yields the protein MAPAEAPHPGEETQPAKPAVEDRPSELAGNGSLLLHVGGMSCAGCVRVVEQTLLNQPGVVKASVNLVTESALVELAPGIQPDPEHLARILTDAGFPSSCAAGRGDFPQAQAPSPDGWDNALDAPADPLARQRRQAQDHLRQALTAVFLLLISAAGHLDLFARLGLPVLNDVWLHWGLATLTFVGPARGLVLDGWRAARRLAPNMNTLVTLGSGSAYLASLVGLLAPQVGWECFFEEPVMLLSFILLGRALEQQSRLRAASSLQSLLSLRPSVAWRVRPSQRSGSPAEDLSKGELAAEQCPVEQVQVGDWLQVRAGEQIPVDGEVIAGQATVDEGMLTGESLPVLKQPGDPVVAGTVNQSGLLLCQATRTGKDTTLAQIIRLVEEAQARKAPIQGLADRVAGYFTYGVVVLALLTFAFWYWVGIPLWGSEFLRGVGLHSPLHLADHPPHPTPLLLSLKLAISVLVVACPCALGLATPTAILVGTGLGAERGLLIRGGDVLEKTHRLQTVVFDKTGTLTQGDPHLTDCLALDPSLDPARLLQLAATVESGTRHPLAQAILGALRERGLPLLSADEFYTQPGLGASARVEGQEVILASLEGLAALGIPISPQAQAQAEVLLQAGKTVVGVAVAGSLVGLLAAQDPLRPDAQATLQQLQKMGLQVVLLTGDRAEVAHQVAQALQVPGIRVIAEVQPADKAQVIRDLQAQGQRVAMVGDGINDAPALAQADVGIALHSATAAALETADIILMRNRLWDVVEAIRLSRATFHKIQQNLLWAIGYNLLGIPLAAGVLLPAFGIGLSPAMAGGLMALSSLSVTLNSILLRRTFVPREFSSSYS from the coding sequence ATGGCCCCTGCAGAGGCGCCGCACCCTGGGGAAGAAACCCAGCCAGCCAAGCCCGCTGTGGAGGATAGGCCCTCAGAATTGGCTGGGAACGGATCCCTGCTGCTCCATGTTGGGGGCATGAGCTGCGCCGGCTGTGTTCGGGTCGTCGAGCAGACCCTGCTGAATCAGCCGGGGGTGGTCAAAGCCAGCGTTAACCTGGTTACCGAATCAGCTCTTGTGGAACTTGCCCCTGGGATCCAGCCTGATCCCGAGCATTTGGCCCGGATCTTGACGGATGCAGGGTTTCCCAGCTCTTGCGCCGCCGGCAGGGGCGATTTTCCCCAAGCTCAGGCTCCTTCCCCCGACGGATGGGACAATGCCCTGGACGCGCCTGCGGATCCCCTCGCGCGGCAACGGCGGCAAGCCCAAGACCACCTTCGCCAGGCCCTCACCGCCGTTTTTTTGCTGCTCATTTCTGCCGCTGGACACCTGGATCTTTTTGCCCGCCTGGGCCTGCCCGTCCTCAACGACGTCTGGCTGCACTGGGGGTTGGCGACGCTGACCTTTGTCGGCCCGGCCCGCGGCCTTGTCCTGGACGGCTGGCGGGCGGCGCGGCGGCTGGCCCCCAACATGAACACGCTAGTCACCCTGGGATCCGGATCCGCCTACCTGGCCAGTCTGGTGGGGTTGCTGGCCCCGCAGGTGGGCTGGGAGTGCTTCTTTGAAGAGCCGGTGATGCTGCTCAGCTTCATCCTGCTGGGGCGGGCCCTGGAACAGCAGAGCCGTCTGCGGGCGGCCAGCAGTTTGCAATCGCTGCTCAGCCTGCGCCCCAGCGTTGCTTGGCGAGTCCGACCCTCTCAACGGTCAGGATCCCCAGCCGAAGACCTGAGCAAAGGCGAGCTGGCGGCAGAGCAGTGCCCCGTGGAACAGGTGCAGGTGGGAGACTGGCTGCAGGTGCGGGCTGGCGAGCAGATCCCGGTGGATGGGGAAGTAATTGCCGGCCAGGCCACGGTGGACGAGGGCATGCTCACCGGGGAATCCCTACCCGTGCTCAAACAGCCAGGGGATCCGGTCGTGGCCGGGACGGTCAACCAATCGGGGCTGCTGCTGTGCCAAGCTACGCGCACCGGCAAAGACACCACCCTGGCCCAGATCATCCGCTTGGTGGAAGAAGCCCAGGCCCGCAAGGCCCCCATCCAGGGCCTGGCCGACCGGGTGGCCGGCTACTTCACCTACGGGGTGGTGGTGCTGGCCCTTCTCACCTTCGCCTTCTGGTACTGGGTTGGGATCCCCTTGTGGGGCAGCGAGTTCCTGAGGGGGGTCGGCCTTCACTCCCCTCTGCACCTGGCGGATCACCCGCCCCACCCCACCCCTCTGCTCCTCAGCCTTAAGCTGGCCATCTCGGTGCTGGTGGTGGCCTGCCCCTGTGCCCTCGGATTGGCGACGCCGACGGCCATTCTGGTGGGCACCGGCCTGGGCGCGGAGCGGGGGCTGCTCATCCGCGGCGGCGATGTCCTGGAGAAAACCCACCGCCTGCAAACGGTTGTCTTCGACAAAACCGGCACCCTCACCCAGGGGGATCCGCACCTAACAGATTGCCTGGCCCTCGACCCCTCTCTGGATCCGGCTCGGCTGCTGCAACTGGCGGCCACGGTGGAAAGCGGCACCCGCCATCCCCTGGCCCAGGCCATTTTGGGGGCCCTCCGCGAGCGAGGACTACCCCTGCTCTCTGCCGACGAGTTTTACACTCAGCCAGGCCTGGGGGCCTCGGCGCGGGTGGAAGGGCAAGAGGTCATCTTGGCCTCCTTAGAGGGGCTGGCCGCCCTAGGGATCCCGATTTCCCCGCAAGCGCAGGCCCAAGCCGAGGTGTTGCTGCAAGCTGGCAAAACGGTGGTGGGGGTGGCCGTGGCGGGATCCCTGGTGGGGCTGTTGGCGGCCCAGGATCCCTTGCGGCCTGATGCCCAGGCAACGCTGCAACAGCTCCAGAAAATGGGCCTACAGGTGGTCTTACTGACTGGGGATCGAGCCGAGGTGGCTCACCAGGTGGCCCAAGCTTTGCAGGTGCCAGGGATCCGCGTCATCGCCGAGGTGCAGCCAGCCGACAAGGCTCAAGTCATCCGAGATCTGCAGGCCCAGGGCCAGAGAGTTGCCATGGTGGGCGATGGCATCAACGATGCACCGGCTTTAGCCCAGGCCGATGTGGGCATTGCCCTGCACTCTGCTACTGCTGCCGCTCTGGAGACTGCCGATATCATCCTCATGCGCAACCGCCTCTGGGACGTCGTGGAAGCCATCCGTCTCAGCCGCGCCACCTTTCACAAGATCCAGCAAAACCTCCTCTGGGCTATTGGCTACAACCTGCTGGGGATCCCGCTGGCAGCAGGGGTGCTCCTGCCCGCCTTTGGCATTGGCCTGAGCCCGGCAATGGCTGGGGGTCTCATGGCCTTGAGCTCCCTCAGTGTAACCCTCAATTCGATTCTCTTGAGGAGAACATTTGTGCCCCGTGAATTTTCGAGTAGCTACAGCTAA
- the fabF gene encoding beta-ketoacyl-ACP synthase II, with protein MSIPSNFHRRVVITGLGAITPLGNSPGEFWQSLLAGRSGIGPITHFDASRHECRIAGEVKGFDPLDYLDRKDVKRTDRFVHLALAATQQALEDAQFRITHLNAEQVGVVLGSGIGGIRVLEEQQTIYLQKGPDRCSPFMVPMMIANMAAGHVAIRFGAKGPNFCTVTACASGSNAIGDAFRLLQRGEVQAVIAGGTEAAVTPLSVAGFSAMKALSTRNHAPEQACRPFDRDRDGFVMGEGAGILLLEELEHARARGAKIYAEIVGYGLTCDAHHITNPAPAGEGAARAMWLALKDAGIQPDQVQHINAHATGTPVGDVAEVQAIRAVFGEHAPRLAISATKSMTGHLLGGAGGVATVATALAIHHGWVPPTLNLDNPDPECEGLDFVPHRARQMAVDVALVNAFGFGGHNVTLALRRYSSN; from the coding sequence ATGTCCATCCCATCCAACTTCCATCGCCGTGTTGTCATCACGGGGCTAGGGGCGATAACCCCCCTTGGCAATTCTCCTGGCGAGTTCTGGCAGAGCTTGCTGGCAGGCCGCTCTGGTATTGGGCCAATTACCCACTTCGATGCCTCTCGCCACGAGTGCCGCATTGCCGGGGAGGTGAAGGGGTTTGATCCCCTCGACTACCTGGATCGCAAGGACGTCAAGCGCACCGATCGCTTTGTCCACCTGGCGTTGGCTGCCACTCAGCAGGCCCTAGAGGATGCCCAATTTCGGATTACCCATCTCAATGCTGAGCAGGTGGGGGTGGTGCTGGGCAGCGGCATCGGCGGCATCCGGGTCTTGGAAGAGCAGCAGACCATTTATCTCCAGAAAGGGCCAGATCGCTGCAGCCCCTTTATGGTGCCGATGATGATTGCAAATATGGCAGCAGGCCACGTGGCCATTCGCTTTGGCGCCAAGGGGCCCAATTTCTGTACGGTAACAGCCTGTGCTTCCGGCTCCAACGCCATTGGTGATGCCTTCCGGCTCCTGCAGCGGGGAGAGGTACAGGCTGTGATTGCGGGGGGTACGGAGGCAGCCGTAACCCCTCTGTCGGTGGCCGGGTTTAGCGCCATGAAAGCTCTTTCCACCCGCAACCACGCCCCGGAGCAGGCCTGCCGGCCCTTTGACCGGGATCGGGATGGCTTTGTCATGGGGGAAGGGGCAGGGATCCTGCTGCTGGAGGAGCTGGAGCATGCTCGCGCCCGCGGCGCCAAGATCTATGCCGAGATCGTCGGCTACGGCCTCACCTGCGACGCCCACCACATCACCAACCCCGCCCCCGCTGGCGAAGGTGCCGCCCGTGCGATGTGGCTAGCCCTTAAAGATGCCGGGATCCAGCCTGACCAGGTGCAGCACATCAATGCCCATGCCACCGGCACGCCTGTGGGGGATGTTGCCGAGGTGCAGGCCATCAGGGCAGTTTTTGGTGAGCATGCCCCTCGCCTAGCCATCAGCGCCACCAAGTCCATGACCGGCCACCTGTTGGGGGGAGCAGGCGGCGTTGCCACCGTGGCGACGGCCCTGGCCATCCACCACGGCTGGGTTCCCCCCACCCTCAACTTGGATAACCCCGACCCCGAGTGCGAGGGGCTGGACTTTGTCCCCCACAGGGCACGGCAGATGGCCGTTGACGTGGCCCTGGTCAATGCCTTCGGGTTTGGGGGGCATAACGTGACCCTGGCCCTGCGCCGCTACTCTTCCAACTAA
- a CDS encoding acyl carrier protein, with translation MSADEVYSRVRKIVSDQLGVEDDKVTLEANFQNDLGADSLDTVELVMAFEEEFDLEIPDEDAEGIATVQDAVNYILSKKAA, from the coding sequence ATGAGCGCAGATGAAGTTTACAGCCGTGTTCGCAAGATCGTGTCCGATCAACTAGGCGTAGAGGACGACAAAGTAACCCTGGAAGCTAATTTCCAGAACGACCTAGGAGCCGACAGCCTCGATACGGTGGAGCTGGTCATGGCCTTCGAGGAGGAGTTCGATCTGGAAATCCCCGATGAAGATGCGGAGGGCATTGCCACTGTGCAGGATGCCGTCAACTACATCCTCTCTAAGAAAGCTGCCTAG
- the rpsF gene encoding 30S ribosomal protein S6, whose translation MDSQGELASMPRAYETMLIVRPDLSDEPLQQLLTEQESLLRENGATGLEITNRGKRRFAGFEMKKFKEGLYIQFNYEAEPRTVATWEKNLRINESILRYMTLRVN comes from the coding sequence TTGGATTCCCAAGGAGAACTGGCTTCCATGCCCCGCGCCTATGAGACAATGCTGATCGTGCGCCCCGACCTCTCGGACGAACCCTTGCAACAACTCCTCACCGAGCAGGAATCGCTCCTACGAGAAAACGGGGCAACTGGCCTGGAAATTACCAACAGAGGCAAGCGCCGCTTTGCCGGGTTTGAGATGAAGAAGTTCAAGGAAGGCCTCTACATCCAGTTCAACTACGAGGCCGAGCCAAGGACAGTGGCCACCTGGGAGAAAAATCTGCGCATCAACGAGAGCATCCTGCGCTACATGACTCTGCGCGTGAACTAG
- a CDS encoding single-stranded DNA-binding protein — translation MNSIVLMGEVASEPELRYTPDNLAVTSLVLRFPSLRPEEPPYQVRVASFGELAQRVVDTCRVGDQITVEGQLHMNVVERDGRKEKLAEITARRVHKLGSARVLSLTGMGESATVDSSEGGGASPAEPDDIPF, via the coding sequence ATGAACTCGATTGTCTTGATGGGGGAAGTGGCCAGCGAGCCGGAGCTGCGCTACACTCCCGACAACCTGGCCGTTACCTCACTGGTGCTGCGCTTTCCCAGCTTGCGCCCGGAGGAGCCACCGTACCAAGTGCGGGTTGCCTCTTTTGGAGAGCTGGCCCAGCGGGTGGTGGACACCTGCCGCGTGGGGGATCAGATCACGGTGGAGGGCCAACTGCACATGAATGTGGTGGAGCGGGATGGGCGTAAGGAAAAGTTGGCCGAGATCACCGCGCGTCGCGTCCACAAACTGGGATCGGCGCGGGTTCTCTCTCTGACAGGGATGGGTGAGTCTGCAACTGTGGACTCCTCTGAAGGAGGGGGGGCTTCCCCAGCGGAGCCGGACGATATTCCGTTCTAG
- a CDS encoding M14 family zinc carboxypeptidase has translation MLPRLGAGEPLASLQVIGHSVQGRPIYLWQLTQGIRPLLLVGGVHGDEVEGYALIERYVASGKWRSLEGRAALWAIPCLNPDGCALGQRLNANGVDLNRNLPTQDWIAASLEARYPPGAAPGSEPETQALLASLAQIRPRFVLSTHSCQNDPYVNYNGPALELAQVMAARNGLPVTDDIGYPTPGSLGTWAGQERRIPTLTLELLRRRC, from the coding sequence ATGTTGCCAAGACTGGGCGCCGGTGAGCCCTTGGCATCTCTGCAAGTGATCGGCCACTCGGTGCAGGGGCGTCCCATTTACCTTTGGCAGCTCACCCAGGGGATCCGCCCCTTGCTGCTGGTCGGCGGCGTACATGGCGATGAGGTGGAAGGCTATGCCCTGATCGAGCGCTACGTGGCTTCTGGGAAATGGAGATCCTTGGAGGGCAGGGCTGCGCTTTGGGCGATCCCATGCCTGAACCCGGATGGCTGTGCCCTAGGGCAACGGCTCAACGCCAACGGCGTGGATCTCAACCGCAATCTGCCCACGCAAGATTGGATCGCGGCTTCTTTGGAAGCTCGCTATCCGCCGGGAGCGGCCCCAGGCTCCGAGCCGGAGACACAAGCGTTGTTGGCGAGTTTGGCCCAGATTCGACCCCGATTTGTCCTTTCTACCCACTCCTGCCAGAACGATCCCTACGTGAACTACAATGGCCCTGCCCTTGAGCTGGCTCAGGTGATGGCTGCTCGCAACGGCCTGCCGGTAACCGACGACATCGGCTATCCCACCCCTGGCTCTTTGGGCACCTGGGCGGGGCAGGAACGGCGGATCCCCACCCTGACGCTGGAACTGCTGCGCAGGCGGTGTTAG